GACCGGCAAAAGGTTTCCAAGAAGCGAGAAGGTAAGAATTCGATGCATCAACTTTAATATTTTAAAAGATTAGGTCTGTGCTCTTGCGTTGCTGtaaaattataaaataaaataaCACCAACTAAATATGCAAAAGATTAAAGTTGAACATACAAGAAAGGATCATGCCCATGCTCCATAAAGAAGGATCATGCTCGTGCTTCACCTACCAGTGGCCAAGGAGAAGCAGTTCACCGTCGAGGAGATCTCTTCCATGGTCCTCATAATGATGAAGGAGATTGCTGAAGCTTGTCTTACATTCACAATCAAGAATGCTGTGGTGATTGTGCCATCCTACTTCAACAATTCGCATAGCGTACCACCGAGGATTTAGCATGGATGCTTAGTTCATTAAAAGAGAAAACAATTGTATATGAGTGTACTGTCTAGGTGAATCTAAGATAACAATAGGTTGTTGGTTTTCATGCAAGGAACACCATCGGAAATGGCACGGCGCGTTCTGGTACACCACCCCGCAAGTATACGCAACTAGCGGCAGGGGCAGGAGCAGAGCAACCCAGTAGCAGCCAATCGCTGCCGCCCGATTAGTTACCGGCGCCCTCTGCCGCGTTGGATTAGATCCTGGCTGGCACCTGCCCGCGTTCTGTCTGCGATTCTGCGAACGAGAGCGACACGGAGGGAGGAGTTACCGCGCCGTACCATTCCCGCCCCCGCGGTTTCCACCCAGGCCACAGACCAGGCAGGTCAGACTCAGACCACCTCTCCACCATGCCATGCTACCGGCCTACCTGCTCGACAGCAGTATCATGGGCGCGCCTTatttcccggccgccgccgccgtcaccgtCGAACTTCGCCGTGGTGTCCGCCACGAACCGCTCAAAATAACGGTGGAGAGAGGCCGATCCACTCCTAGAACCAGCAGCAGGTGGTGGCGAGGAAAACCGATCCAGAGGAAAACCCACGAAGCGAgcgacgccaccaccaccagatcGAACTGGCACTGCCGAGTTGGGCCGCTTGGACTGAATTGGCCCTAAGAGTAGGCTATTGGTTGGGCCTGACGTGGTAACCAGGCCTGCAGCCTGTTGAGCCTAGGCCCAAATGTATTACCCCGTCTAGCAAATGGGCCAAATGCCGCCGATTCCTGACGCAGGAGGAAAAGTACTTCATTTTTTTCCTACTctcaaaaaaaaggaaaaggtaCTCCATTTTTCCCCCTCTGCGAAACAGAAGGATCGTGTACGCTGCGCGGGCGACCAACGGTTGTACGCACATCTACCGTGCATGCCACGGCCACCAGAGGCAGGCCGTTACTCCACCCCACGAGTACACGCAGcggcaggggcaggggcagcAGCCAATCGCTGCCGCCCAATTAGTTACCGCCGGCGCCCTCCGCGTTAGATTAGAATGGATCCTGGGCTCCTGGCACATGCCCGTGCTCTGTTTCTGTCCAGGAGCTGCCCACGAGAGCGGCACGGAGGAAGGAGTTACCGCGCCGTAGCATGCCCGCGGTTTTTCACCCAGACTCTGCACTCTGCAGCCCTGCGGCTGCGCCGTGCTTCTCTCACGTGACGGGCCGTACGGGCAGAGGTCAGGCCGCCTCTCCACCACGCCATGCTACCACCGGCCTACATGCTCGACAGAAGTATCATGGGCGCGCCTCATTCCccggccgccgtcgtcgccgtcgaACTCCGTGCCGGAACCGGTGGCCGACTCCCATCTCCGGCTCTTCGACCATGCCGCTGCTCAAAATTCGCCATGGTGTCTGCCACGAACTGAATTGAAGGAGGATCGGTGGAGGAAAAAAAAACTGCGAGGGATAACGGTGGAGAGGCCGATCCACTCCTCTAGCACCAGCAGGTGGTGGCGCGCACGGGTCAGGCAGGCAGGCGGCCAcgcgcgccccgcaccgcccggcCGGGCGCGCGCTCGCCGCTGCGTGCAGGGGCCGCCCGCACATGCGCGCCACTCGCCGGCCCGGCGGAGGAGCcacgccggccaccaccgcgcACGGTTAAAAATAACCGAGctcggccgggccggcggccacGCGCGCACCGTCGTTTCGGCCGGCCGCGGATGCCGCAGCGATTCGCGCTGCGGCGCACATGCCGCCGGCGTGCGGGCGTGCGGTGGCGGACAAAGCAAGGTTCAACGGGATCAATCAAGCGGAGCCCAGCCGGCGGAGGAGCAGGAGATTCCCTCTCCAGGCGCCGCACAGGGGAATCTCTTCTCCATCCGGCATAGGCGCCCGCCTAGTGATCCACCAGCCAGTGTAGCTAGCGCTGGCCCTGGCGCGAGTTTTTTAACCGCCTCTACGGCCAATGGGGGCGCTTCGTCTCAGGATCTCTGGAGCGTGCATCGGCCAGGACTTACCCGATCGCGTTAATCTAATCGGCTGCTGGGGTAATTTGGCAGCGAGTGTCAGGGAATATTTGTCACCAGGGCGCACTTTATAATTACCGCGGTAGCTTGCTAGCTTAGCAGTTTTTAGCAGCCTCTGTGCAGTATACTAATCTTGCAGCACTACGCTGCTCTGCTCAGCTAGTGCTGATTGGTTAATGTTTTCGAGTGTCCGGTTGCTGCTCTCTCACTTGCTCTACCTCATCTTTGTTTGACCGCTCCTTAAACAACTCGGCGCGTTTGTTTGGGCGCGACATGCCGGTGCGGTGCATCGTGCAGCGGCTACACGACAATGCTTCATGTGCGTGTGCCTTTTCAAATGCAGATTAGTTTAATATATTCCCTGTATTTTAAAGTGCATATCTTTGTTCTAGAATTGTTTAACGTTTGATTTTTTAAAAAGGCTTTTACCGTTGGACTAGGCACTGTGCTTTTAGAGCATCTTCAGCAATTTCTCAGTACATCTTTTCCAATAACCATCTAATGGCATGTCTTAATGATTCTTTCATGGTTATTGGGAGAGTTGCATTTGTAGTTCCTCAATAACCCTATCCCAAACCAACTACCATATTGGTAGAGCTTCAACTCTCCCTCTATTTGGGGAGAGTTGAGGTGGATTATTGGTTTGTTCCAATAATTGttgggaaaaggaaaagataaAGAGGATCTGCTGGAGCATAAATTTTATACAAACTCTTCTAATATGATAGTTGGATTGGAGAATGGGGACCCACTGGAGATGCTACTACTCTGAGAATTAGTACAAAGTTAAATAGGTTCACATTACAATATAGATGTTGACAAATTCATCATGAAAAGTATTTTATGGTATTTAATTAGTTGTTGTTAAATATACCATGTTTCTTACATTACAGGTGAGAGACTAGCATGCGTGCCATGGAGTAATGCCGTGTGGGTTGATGATGTGTGTATGTCTTGGGTGTTCTTTCTCTGAAGAAATCACACGCCTAGTGGTACTAAAAACATCTGCACAGAAGGAAGAACAATGTCTATGTCCATATAAACATGCACTGTTACGCTTGCCTACGAGTAAGAGCTTACACTGTTTGAGCGAACAGGGGTGGTGGGTGCTCAGACTTCCAGTACAGGCGAGCTGAGACAAGATGTGCAACAACACCAGGTGGAGAGCACGCATACACTGGTCATACACCTACATGTTGTACATGCATGCGCGTGTGTTCAAGCACTGTCATTGTATCGAAATACTTCTCGCAGAAACAAATTAAAGGCATTTTGTTGGTGGTACgagaaaggagagggaaaatCCCGTGCTGGGGAAAAATCGCGAAAAGAAAAACAACGGCAAGGCCAGCTCTGCTCTACTCGGTACTtgctcgccgtcgccgacgaTCGAGTCAGCCCTcgtcaccgccggcgcagctaGCTAGCTGGTGCTAGCGGCGTAGGCTCCTCCTGGCTGGTCAGCGACTCAGCGGCACCGGTTGACTCGCGGCGGACACTGCCGCGCCGTACCCGGCCAGTACTGCGTGCTCGGGATATTCGACGTCCTGGACCGGCGCGCGACGCTCGATCTCCATCTGGCAACGTGCTCCTGATTCCTGAGAGCAGCCGTGCACCTGGCACCGCCCTCGCGACGACAATGCTCGCtgcgtttttttttttttttgaaataccGGCAGGAGCACTGCCAAATCATGCTGCGTTTTTTTTTCTTCCAGCGTTTATACAGGTGTATGTGCCGGGAAGAAACGCTCGGCCACCTGGCTCTGGCTGCGTGCGCATCAATGTTAAAACGAACACCTGGCAAGAGCTTTGCAGGGCATGTATTTATGAGTCTTGCCAAGCAACCACAACGAGTCTACTGAGATCATCAGAGTACCCAAAGCAGCAAATCTGAACATCTCTGATCGTCATAGGCTCATAGATGTAGTCTTGCCAAGTAACCAATCAAATTTTAGGATGTCAAAGTTctaatattttttttaaaaaaataatgaAATTCATATACTTGTTGACAAGGAAAGTGCATACTAAGTACTGGCATATATATGGAAAAAAGGGAGATTCCGACGAGATATCTTATCAAATCCAAAAGTGCACTTGGTACTACCAAATGAGGAAGTTGCGAGCTGGAAAGGCAGGAATGGTGGATGCATGCACGgtaaggaaaaaagaaaaaagaggcTCGGGACCAAAGATGGGCAGATAGAGTGCCAGGAGAAGAAGATAGCATTCCATCCGACCTCACCTCACGTCCTCACATGGTGATCCTGTTGATGAAATCGGGGACCTCATTGCTCTCGGATCCTTGCCCTGAATCTAAGCATTTGGCACGCGGCTGTTCAGATCCTGGTTGAGCAAAATAGTACAATGCCGCAGGAGTGTTGTATGATTGATAATTATTGGTCAaggtattttttttaaaaaaaatgattATTGGTCAGGACCCCACGCCCATATATATAGGGGGTAAATTAATTCTGTGGCATTGTGTTTTTCTTGGATACGCAGAAGAGCTAAGCGCCTCTGAATCAAAGTCTACCGTGATCGCGTTGTGCTTTGTCGACGAATTATCATAGTCCACCTGTAACGGTTAAGCAGGAATAGCACACTAGATACTCATATGGTTTTTGGCCTAGACTATTTGTCATCTTCATATGTAGAAAATTTTGGCCATCCTGAAGGTCGTTTTTATATGTCACATGTTGCAAGATAACAAGTTCCTAACTGCTTATAGTACCTGTGAAGGCCGCAAGTGCAAGGCAAGTGCCTGGTTGACCTTTTGATTCataaaaggagaaaggaaaggtGCAGGTTGACCTTTTGCATTGCCGAGGTCCTCTATCGTACCATGAGCCATAACTTAAGCGCGGCCAATGCGATTATGCCACGGCACTAAGCAGCCAATGCAATGTTTGCCACCCTAATCAGCTATACCATTTTGTTATCGTTTTCTTTTGAAAATATACTATATTATTATGTAAAGGTACAAGAGCCGTGCAAGTATATTTGTCGTTGAACGTTTTCTATTGTGATCCCTGAAAGAAAAAAATATTCTATTGTGCGGTCATGGGCAGGGCGAGAAGCATGCAACTCCATCAACCAAAAAGTCAAAGCAGTTACaagaaaaataaacaaaaacagggAGTCGGAGCAGTTacaagaaaaagaagagaaaaaacAGAGAGTCAGAGCAGTTacaagaaaagaagagaaaaacaGAGAGTCAATGCAGTTTCACGTTTTTTTGGGCAGGTGAGAAATTCTCTCGGACGACTCATCAAATGTCAACTTACATTCAAAACATCCCTCTAGTATCTAAAAAAAGATTTTCTCTAGGATGGAGCTTTAAATGTTCCCCAATTACTCAGATCATCTGAGGATATCTTCAATTTCCAACCGTTGAGAAGTATACATAAATGATTAAGTATCCCTGTTAAATCCAAAAGATTATGGTTGTGTAAGACTTCGGATGCAGCAACTGTTATATACATGGGCTACATGATGAAACATCGCCGATTAATCCAAGAGTAAATTACGGTTGCGCAAGTCTTTAGATGTAGCTACCGTCATGTAAACATATGATTAAGTATCCATAATAAGTTATAGCATAACGACCGTTATATCCGTACATAACTATATATCACCATTAATTTTCGGTGTGCGACTGTTATATCCGTACATAACTATATCGCCATTAATTCCCGATGTGCGACCGTTATATCCGTACATAACTAAATATCCCCAAATTATAGTTGTGCAAGTCTTCAGACGTGGCGACCGTTACGTAAACACAAATCTTTAGACGTGGCGACCGTTACGTAAACACTTGTTAAACAATGAACTATGAAACAATTGAGCATAGGTCCCACACTTGGATCACTGCATAGCAGGAAGGGAACCAAGCATGTCCACTATGGCCAGGCAGAGAAACAAGCTCCCCATTGGGATGGTCTTTTCCCCAAACATCTCCCTTTAAACCAGTGAAGGGACACCAACCAAACACCACTGCCTGCCCACGAAACCACACACATACACAGTCAGCCACAGCACccaagagagagaaagaggagGGGAGAGATCCCTTCACAAATCCACAAGTAGAGGCATgttgtccccccccccccccccccccccccctctctctatctctctcctTGCAGCCCCCCCATGAGGCCATGgccaagatatatatataactaGGACTAGGTGAGGTGAGAGCTTGCCTCCTTCAGAGAACAAGGCGAGGGAGAGGGGCACCACCACCAAGTACGCACTCGGATTGGGGGCAGCAAAGGGGACGCAGCCCTTTTGCCCGGGCAAATCTCCTGTTCCTCCGCTCCCCGCTCCATCTCTCTCTGTACGTCTCCTCTCGTGCGAGCAAGCAAGCCTTGTTGGGGACAATGATGGCCTGCGGGTCTCGAAGTCGGAGCAACGAGATGGTCGACGAGTTCGAGAAGCTGGTCATCCGAATGAACCCTCCGAGGTTCGTCTCCCCCAACCCCGACACCCATGGGTGTTCCCTTCTGCCGCGTTTGACCTGCGCCCTCTGCTAACCGTGCCTGGTTCTTGGCCGTTTGCCACGCACAGGGTCACCGTGGACAACGACTCCGACATGACTGCCACCTTGGTGAAGGCAAGGAGCTCGCTCTGCGTCCTTGCCTCCCTGCGAGTCCCTGCAGGGGGGgaatttttctctctctctctctttcagACGGACCTGTGAGATTGCTTGATTTTTCTGTCTGCAGGTGGACAGCGCGAACAAGTATGGGACCTTGCTGGAGGTGGTTCAGGTGCTGACCGATCTGAAGCTGACCATCAAGCGGGGCTACATTTCCTCCGACGGCGAGTGGTTCATGGATGGTGAGTGCCGCTTGCTTTGCGACCTCCCTCCCTGCTGTCTTTGGAAAGTTTAAGAAGATGGGAGAAAGACGGCGTGCCTTTCTGGGGTGATGCAAAGCCGGGCTTTTGCTCTGAGTGTAATCTTTCTATCTTTTTCCCGATCCTGATGTGTGGTGGGTGTGGGTTTGCCTCGCCTTTCTGCAGTGTTCCATGTCGTGGATCAGGATGGGAATAAACTTTATGATGGCCAAGTCATCGACAGAATTGAACAGGTAAAGCGCAGGGTCCCCTGTTGCTCTTCGATGCCAAGAACAGAGCGAGCGCAGAGCAATCTGCTTCTGAACTGGATGTTGATGAATCAATCGATGTTGTGTTGATTTCTGTTTCAGTCCCTGGGAGCGGGGTCCCTGAGCTTCCGGGCGGCGCCGGAGCGGTCCGTCGGcgtggaggcggaggcggaggaggagcagaCCACCATCGAGCTGATCGGGCGCGACCGGCCGGGCCTGCTGTCGGAGGTGTTCGCGGTGCTCACGGACCTCAAGTGCAACATCGTGGCGTCGGAGGTGTGGACCCACGACGCCCGCGTGGCGGCGCTGGTGCGCGTGACGGacgccgacgccggcggcgccgtcgcGGACCCGGACCGCCTGGACACCGTGaagcgcctcctccgccacgtCCTCCGCGGCAGCAGCCGCGACAAGaaggccgcccgcgccgccatcTCGGCgcgcgccgcgcacgcgcagcgccgGCTCCACCAGATGATGCACGCGGACAggcgccgtggcggcggcgaggacggcggcttcgacggcgccggcgacggtggctccgacgacgacggcgactgCGGCGCCGCGTCGCGCGGCGGCTCCGGCCGGCCGGTGGTCGAGGTGGAGGACTGCGCCGAGCGCGGGTACACGCTCGTCAACGTGCGGTGCCGCGACCGCCCCAAGCTGCTGTTCGACACGGTGTGCACCCTCACCGACATGCAGTACGTGGTCTTCCACGGCACCGTCATCGCCGAGGGCTCCGAGGCCTACCAGGTGCTTGCTTTAACCTTGCCTCCTCCCCCACACGGCCGCACGCCTCCTCTGTACTTGGCATCCCATGGCTTCGATCATGAAACTGTTGCATCGCGTTGTGCTGGTACTTGGCTCCAGAAGAACACAGACACGGACACAGTAACAGTGCTCTCCCTGCCGCACCTGCACGGACCCTGCAGTTCACGTTCAAAGATGCACGCCCTCTCGGCCTTGACGCCGGCTCACGTCTTGACCGCTGCCAGAGATGTCTGGCAGCGGCTAGATACTGGTAGATCTTGGCATGTGAGTGGGGGGAGATCCTTCCTAGTTTGGTGTGAAGAGCTTGAGTGACTTCTCCTGCACAAAAGACTTTGTTTTTACCGGCAGAAAAGGACACATACATGCTCATGTAACCTCTCGCATGCTGGTGGCGGTGACCTTTGCAGGAGTACTACATCCGGCACCTCGGCGACAGCGCCGGCAGCTCCGGCGAGGACCgcgaccgcctccgccgcgccctcgAGGCCGCGATCGAGCGGCGGTACACCGAGGTACTGGCCCTGTCCGTTGCGAGACCGATCGATGATTGATGCTTTTCACGCGAACTGAGCTAATCCATGGCGGCCGCGTGCAGGGCTTGAGGCTGGAGCTTTGCTGCGAGGACCGCGTCGGGCTGCTGTCCGACGTGACGCGCATCTTCCGGGAGCACGGGCTGTCGGTGACGCACGCCGAGGTGGAGACccgcggggcgcgggcggccaACGTGTTCTACGTGGTGGACGCGTCGGGGCAGCCCGTGCAGGGGCAGGCCGTGGAGGCCGTGCGCGCGGAGATCGGCGAGCAGGTCCTGTCCGTCAGGGagccggcggacggcggcgggccCAGGTCGCCCgtgggcgccagcggcgggcgcCGCTCGCTCGGGAACATGATCCGCTCCCGCTCCGAGAAGTTCCTCTACAACCTCGGGCTCATCCGGTCCTGCTCgtagccgccggccgccaccgccgacatcgccgccgcagctcggccaACTAATCAGCGTACTTCAGTTCAGGGCAATGCTCGCCACTAGGCTACTAGCTAAGCTAGGATCTAGGCATCTAGCGAAAAGGTCTTGGGTTCCCATCAACGGCCCGTTGATCGATCCATGTCGAAACTCTTGGACGAACGTAGGAGCTAGCCTTGGGTTGTTCTTCCGCTCCGATCCGATCCGCCGTGTAAATACCCCGATCATCTTTGGTTCGTTCGTCTCTTTCTTTTCATGACCATTTCACCCGTTGCGATTTGCGGCTTCGATTGCCGAGTCAAGGAATGCGTTTTGAAATGCTATTGGCGCATCGGTGCCGGCGCCGCCAGGGACGCGCTCGCCACGACGAAACGTGGAGTAACAGTAGCTCAATCGGAGCAGGGTACGGACGGCATTGGAACAGTAGAGTGAGGCCGGCCGGTCTCGGTCAAAGCGAGCAAAGAGAAGGAAAGATACCAGCGGGTAGCTCTTCGAGTTTCGGAGGAACAGGAGATGCGGCAGCCAGTGGGGAGAGGACAGGCATGGGggctcggccgccgccgcatctcCGGCGCTCGCGCAGAGGCGGCCATGTGATCCATATTAAGAATCACCCACCGGCACAGTCCGGGCCTTGAGCGGCCGGCGACGCGACAGGAACCCTCGTGCCCTCTCCTGCTCCCTGCCACACCCGGCCTGACGACCGCGATGCCTCGTGCTGGAGCCgtagcggcggccggccggccggccgatcgAGCCgtgctgccgcgccgccgcacggcCTGTCCAGTTTCCGATCCCATGCCGAGGAAAATCCGCCTCGGTCTCGGACGGCTGGCGACTGTACGATCGGCCTGCCGTCCTTCCTCGTGCCACGACGcttccaccccccccccccctccctttTTGCGTCGCCATGATCGCGTGGCTTGAGCAGCGCTCGAACTCTCTCTGAATtgattttcaaaaaaaaactcTCTCTGAATTTAATCGTCGTGTCCTcgcagaaaaaaaaagaaatttaatCGCCGTGCTGAATCTGAGATGGAAGAAGCATTAATTAATGATGTGATGACCGGTAGCTCCACCGTCAGCGGCCTGTTTCCAAGCAGGGTTAGCTTGATTGGCTGGAGCTTTGCAGCGCGGTTAAGCAAAGGTGGCCTGGCCGGCACTGGTGGATCATGGATCGGAGGAACTCTTTCTTTTTCGTCACGAGGAGGAGGGATTCGAGCGGCAGGCAGACC
The Panicum hallii strain FIL2 chromosome 6, PHallii_v3.1, whole genome shotgun sequence genome window above contains:
- the LOC112896324 gene encoding ACT domain-containing protein ACR4-like; the protein is MMACGSRSRSNEMVDEFEKLVIRMNPPRVTVDNDSDMTATLVKVDSANKYGTLLEVVQVLTDLKLTIKRGYISSDGEWFMDVFHVVDQDGNKLYDGQVIDRIEQSLGAGSLSFRAAPERSVGVEAEAEEEQTTIELIGRDRPGLLSEVFAVLTDLKCNIVASEVWTHDARVAALVRVTDADAGGAVADPDRLDTVKRLLRHVLRGSSRDKKAARAAISARAAHAQRRLHQMMHADRRRGGGEDGGFDGAGDGGSDDDGDCGAASRGGSGRPVVEVEDCAERGYTLVNVRCRDRPKLLFDTVCTLTDMQYVVFHGTVIAEGSEAYQEYYIRHLGDSAGSSGEDRDRLRRALEAAIERRYTEGLRLELCCEDRVGLLSDVTRIFREHGLSVTHAEVETRGARAANVFYVVDASGQPVQGQAVEAVRAEIGEQVLSVREPADGGGPRSPVGASGGRRSLGNMIRSRSEKFLYNLGLIRSCS